The Altererythrobacter sp. H2 genomic sequence TCCCTGTCTCCGCTGAGTTTCTTGTAGTTCAGCGACTTCCAGTTCCGCAGCGTCCGCTCATCGGGCGCTTGCTCCATGAGGATGAGTTTCCTCTGCGCTTGGCGGATAACAGCGATGGGCAGCCCGAGCTTGTGGGCCTCAGGTGTGCATATCCGTGATAACCGCTCATCGGCATATTCAATCCTCATGTGGATACACGGTATAGACAGGACGAAGGAAAGTCAACAGGCGACTGAACGCTATGCGTTAAACTGACCCTTTATGCTTGTCTTAATGCGGAGGGTCAGTATGGTGGCCGAATGAACAAGCTGACCATCGAACAGCG encodes the following:
- a CDS encoding type II toxin-antitoxin system RelE/ParE family toxin encodes the protein MRIEYADERLSRICTPEAHKLGLPIAVIRQAQRKLILMEQAPDERTLRNWKSLNYKKLSGDREGQRSVRINDQYRIVFELLEDERPPAIRILEIDDTH